TGCACCACGTTTGCCTTCCCGTCCATACACCCTAGTGGACTGGAATTCCTCGCGACTGCTATCTCTGAAACTCAAAACACCCTAGGGGAATGCCTCGCGACTACTATCTCTGAAACTCAACCGATAACATAAGTATACGTGGTTGCGACAGAGGGCTCGTGAAAAACAGGGGAACATGGGCGCATCCACCTCCGCTCTCTGGCTCTCTGCGAACGATCAGGAGGATCCGGGAGGCATCTGCGGGCACCTTGTGGGCTccatccaccaccaccaccgctaGCCTATGCCATCCAACGACAGAAACTGAAGGCTCGGGGTGGTAGGTGCGTGACCGCCGCGCGGGGAGCAACCCACAGCGAGCAACGGCAATAATTCAGCGGCGTACCGTATGCACAcagccacacacacacacatgcgcGTCGACCCTTCGTCCCAATGCCATCGGAGGAGGCACTGCGCAGACTTCGCGCATCCACAGGCAATAATGCACGCTCGGGACTCGCGAGTAGATCTTTGGGCAGTCACAGGTAGGGTCGCCGGATCTGTCTGCGCGCTAGACAGCCTACGAGCCTCCAGTCGGTCTCAAACAAAAGATTTTGTGACTTTTCAGGGAGCGGCCaggccacacacacacaccgcGCCAGGAGCAGGTGGACGGACACACGTGGGTGTGTGGACCGATCGGACTGGCGCGGCCCGTGCGCTGAGCTGCTTGACTTCGGCGGTCTGCGTGTTCTAGAATAGTCGGACGCCCGTGGGCACCCGGATGAACTTTAAAAATCGAAACAAAATATAATCTCTGAAAAAtgtgtatgtatatgtgtTTGAAAACTGTGAATATTAAAAATATGTCTGCATATTTCATATCGAAAGGAGAAAATCCGTGTCCGAAGTCATATTGAAtatttctccgtccaacaaaagatgtttcaagtttgtcaaaatttgaatgtatctatatatgacttagtgtatagatgcattcaaatttggtcaaagttgaaacatcctttgttggacgaaggaaGTATTAAAAATGGGTTACAAAGCCACCGCCAGTGTGTACCAAAGTAAGTAAACTCGATGGTTTACCGGGGTTTTGAGAACGATGGTCATTGGTTTACCGATCGAGTTGACCAAGTAACGTTTCCTTCCGAATCAATATATGCCTCTCAGCCAATGCATGCTTCATTAATTCGAGTAGTACTTGTATATCTCTCTCACTGTCTCACACTGTCATTGTAGACTTGTAGTGGCTAGCCcgttcttcattttcttctccCCTCTCTCGATCTGTCTTGACTTTTGGCTTTCCCATATTGTGTGTCCACTCGTCAGCCACACCCATGTCCCTTGCATGTGTCCATTTCCTTCTTCTCTTGCATGAATAGGCGACACTGCCACTTGTTAGCCAGACATGTCGCAATTTCCCTCTCCCTAGCTTCTCAATCTTGTTGGTCCACACCGTGGTGCATGCGTTTTTCTTTGTACTACTACACATGACAATGCCATTTGAGTCTTAATTAGGTGCTACTCTCATACGATATATTTATGCTAAGTTTTGCAATCATGTATATAATCATTTGAAGTGCACTATTTTTGGAGAGTCCAAGTCTCTTGCGTGGACCACCATGAAAACCAACATCCATGGACCATTCGTCCTGGAAGGTAGCCATCTTTCTTCTTGTCACCAGGAATAAGGATCTCCAGCAAACCTGCCTATTCACTATGTATGCACTCAGGATGACTGGTGCCTGCCCGGCCTCGCCGTCCTTCCTGCTTATCTTCTCCAATCATAAGATACGAGCAACTAAAGATGTATACCTCAGGATTACATGCATCGCACGCTAGCCCACACTTTATATGATGAGCATATATAAGCAAGCACTGTTGTGCATGGCAGTGTGAAAGGCGCCATACGTAGCTTGCAACTTCCACAAGTTATACCCTTTTTTTGGGGCAATTTCCACCAGTTAATAAGCATCGGTTTTGGATAATCAAGAACCAATCCAATCAAGAGGAAAAAGACCAAATAAAGAATGAACCTAGCCAGCCGTACGCACGCGGGCGAATTTTGAAGGCGTGTCGAATTAGGCGTGCTCGAGGAAAACGAAATAAAGCTGTAGccacagcggcagcggcagcgcgtcAATGTGTGTATACGTTTTGGTGCCGTGAAGATTCATATTCATGAATGGGTCAATTGGAACACGCATCGATCGGCCGATCCATGACGATCTCGACCGACCGAGTTGGGGCTATTGGATGCTGACCCAGTCATCCCGGCGCCATGCGAACTTTGCTATttgcatgcgtgcatgcaaGGGAGGCGGCAACCTTCTTGGCTTCTTTTATCGCACATTTCATTCAAGTATATATATGGAATATATTATGAGTCCCATCGAATCTTGTAACATTTGCTGTAAAGAGAAGTCGAATCTTGTAACTTGACTAGCCCATCTGTGCGAAATTGTTAACAATGGCATGTCAAATAATACTAGTATGCGAGATATAGTTGACCAAAGGGTTTTGGCCTTGAATCAATCAGTAAACAGGCAAATCCTATCCAAAAATGGATAAGTTGAAGCGGCCGGCAGAGAAAACAACACCTACTGACCTACGTGTCTAGGCGTGGACAAATGAATCATCCTCTTGTTTAAGGGAAATAATTGCACTATAGTTAAGTTCCATTGACTTCAGTCCAACAAAAAGTTGACAAATTGGCCGACCAAACATGCATGGCATGCGTCTCAGGCTAGCTAAGGCAAACATGACGCGACTTTGTTTGCTTATTTTTCCTAAGCTGTGTGTGACGTACTTTCTCTACAGGGAAGGTCAACTTGTGAACATGGTGGCCAAGCTCAGCCTGAGTAGCGTAATTACGTATACACACTCCTGTCTTGGCACTCCAGCTCCTGAATAGCCAGCGTCCTTACTAAAAGTGTCCGTTCGCGAGAAGCACGTTGACCTCCACAGTCTACTCTGTGCTGCTGACTAGATAGGGCAGAGTACTGGTCAACCTCTACATACTTTATGTACGAAGACTCTCATCAAGGCCTTGAAGACTAGTACCACGTGCCACGGAGTAGTATTTTCTTTCAAGACATCGCAAGCAGGAGTCTTTGCCTTGCTGTGGCACGTTGCAATCGATCGATAGAGCAGGTTCTTCTGATCCGATCTGATTTCTCCGGGCAGGCAAGAGATCGACTAGCTCGTCCCCACCCGTAGCCTCCAGCGAGAGATGGAAGCCTCGGGAGGACAGATCCGTGAAGTCATCTGTGTAGGCAACTGCTTCTGTCTTTGTGTGGCGCCATCATGGTGTATGGGACAACGCCCCGCATCGATCTCGAGCGAACACCCAACAGTTGGTCGTCACAAGGCTTTGTCTCTGCCCTGCTGCTCCTAGCCAGTTGTTGGTGATCTGATTTGTTTGGCCCTGCAACTCGGCAAAGACTTTTGGGATTGCTGGGCCATCCGTGGCTCAATCATTTGTGCCCCCTTGCTCAGATCGATAGATTGATGCCCATTGCCATGCCACATCATATCTGCATGAGTTGCCTGTCCTAGTGTGGTGCGATTCGCCGGGCCGGATGGGTAGTGCGACCGACTGGAGAGACCATTATTTGGCCACACCAACCTAGCTACTCCTATATCATACATAGGAACTAGAGATTTCTAGGAACTATGTGTAATATGTATACACCCGTATTACGTTTGCAGCGACCATAAAAAGTAACTAGGGACACATGACCGCACGTACGTTTTCATTGTGTTTTGATCTGCAGTCCAGGTGGTGCTCACACGTGCATGTTTTTAGGACACTAAAAACTGAGCACTCTGGGAGGCCTCTCGCGCCATCTGGATTGCCAACCGTTGAACACGtaaggagcatcaccagccGTTAGATGTTTCCTTCCCCGCCTGGCCCGCTTTGTCCTAAGGGGCCGCTTCTCCGGGAGAAAAATCGGGGTTCCCTAGTTGATTGGGCCGATGGAGTCAGCCGGCCTGTTTCAGCACCTATCCAGTTATTCAAAGAAGGCCCACGGGACGGAAACGGCTTGGGGCATGCGACCATCTCGGGCTCACTCCAAACGATTGCGAGGTGAcggaggcggccatggagcATGGCGCCCAGGCTCCTGTACGAgtacgatggcggcggcgacggcgcgtgGCGCCCAGGCCTCCTGTACGTCGGCGGTGAGAACGGCGCATGGCGCTCAGGGCTTCTGTACGATGATTCTCCTGCTCTGAAGCTACGGCGATGGCGCACTGGCGGATCGAACTCTAGGTGCGCTCGGCCAGCCGACAAAGAGAGAACTCGTACGTATGTCCCTGGAGCTCTTCAACTCCACCGTATATAATCTCCAGATCTTAATCTGCGACACTAAGTAATTAGAACCAGATTATGGTTGGATTTTTGTGTGGTTCTAATTACTTCTCCCTTCCGGTATCTTATCTAAATCATGTGTTCCTCTCGATTGGTTAATCTGCAACCAGTCTCTAATGATGTCCTCAGTTACAGGAATCGCTGAAGCAGGGTGATTAGCTGCTATGGCTAACCGGGAATGGAGGTGATTAGTCCAATTAACATACTCGctgtctcaaaataagtgatgtgtaTTTGTATAAGATTGGTACAACTTTTTGACGGTTGCAAAAAACCGTGTTTAGTGGTCATGATTACCGAGATGTACGTTGTGTTGTTTTCTCGTCTAGTTGGAATACTGAGGAAGGGTCTCTGAACTCTCGGAGGGCGACTCACCGAGCATCTTGGATGTTGGATATTTGGGCCGCTTTAGTTCGATTcacgcaaaaataaaataaaggcCCATTAGGTGGAATGGTGTGACGGCAAAGTTTttcgccttttttttttcatcggGAAGTTTTTTGCCTTGTTGGTAGATAGGGAGTTCTACTAACTAATAGCCCAGAAagaaaaccctagccgtcgccgtcgtcttcAAGGAAGCTTCAATCTTCAgcggttcccctcgtctctcaCGGCCGATTTGGCTTtaagagacgaggggaaccacggatcaacgtcTGGCATCAAGTTTTGCTACCTTTTTTGTTAGGTTCTTGTGTGCTTCTCGGTGGCGTCTTGGCGATGGAGACACCGTCGTCTAAAAGATTGGTGTCCTGACTCCTTCATCGTTCTGGTGTAGGCGTTGCAACCTATGCCATGGAGTCAGTGGTTCTCATGACACGTCTTTTCGTATTTTTGGTCCTTTTTCCCGTTGATTCATCGACGGAGAAGCAATTTTACAGCTTGTCTTGCAAGGGTATGACCCAGGCCATGGTGCGTTCAATGATTTTAGGTTCTCACCGTTTGAGGTGGGCGGTTCATGCGGCTTTTTAAAATCTCTGAGgttagttcagcttgtgcaagcatggtattctgcaattttgtcaACGAATACATGAAAAAGCATCAAGATGCGAAGGATGAATCAAGAGATGTTTACTTCGAAGGACTACAAGGAAACTTTTGGTTTTATTGAGTATCTTTGTTATCTATGTTCTTTCGTGTATCGatcttttgtactttgtcttttgaatcaataaagccagatcgttgctctataaaaaaaatactaactTATAATGTTCTTTTGCGTGAATAATAATCAACTTAAAATGGTTCGTGCAATAAATTTCTTTACAGCTAGGGAAACTTATAATGGCAGTCTCATTTTTGGCAAAGTTTGATGCAAGTTAAAAATATCTTTATTAATTGTTGCAGGAAAATCATCGGTAATGGAGAAAGAGCGGACACGGATTTTATGGTCTCGTcgtgatctttttttttagaatatttGGTCTCATGATCCAGGACGGACGGTGtgcttgtttgatttgatGGCAAGAATTTGGTTTGTGGCCAAGCCAAAATATTAGCAACCAATATTATTTTGGCACTTGTTTGGTTTGTAGCCAAGAATTTGGTTGCCAACATGCACCCACGCATCTCTCTCACATAATCTTGTCAAATAGTTGGCAAAGTGAGGGTTGAGAAATTCTTTGCCGAAAAATTGGCAAGCCAAATCTTGTCCTGATTTGGTAGGGTTTTACGGggcacaaaccaaacacacccggTATCTGCGTTTGTTGGTTCAGTCCATTGTGATTGCAGGTGGTGGGCCTGTTGTATGTTTTTTGGCCCAGGTGTTGGTATAGAACAATGGCTATACTGGGCCATTTCCGGACTGTTAGCTAGGAACGTTCAAATTTTTTCCAGCTGGGTTGTGTTCGCATGGGCCAGCACATGTAGGACGCTTTTGGGAAGAGCATTGGATAGGGGAGATGCCCCTATGCCAGAAATTTCCTAGGTTGTATGGTCTAGCTTATAAACGTTTCCATTCAGTAGCAGAGGTGGTTAGGATAGATTGGCAATGCATTCGTTTTAGGAGAATACTTAGGGATAAAACTAGGTACATGTGGATAGAGCTAGTACAGATGTGTGAAGACATTCTGttaaaagaaggaaaagataGATATTTTTGGAAACTCACAAAATCAGGAAATTTCTCTATGGGTTCCCTGTATAAGATGCTTAAGGCCAGGCAGGAAGTGCAGAGTTACTGCACTTACCTTAGATATGCGGTTACATccaatattattatttttagaaaaaGAGGTCGaaaccccggcctctgcatcaaaatgatgcacacaggatttttttattaaattatTTAACAAATCTTACAAGATGAATACATCGACCAACCAATTCAAAGCAACCAAGCTATACCTACAGGCCTGATGAAGGGGGTGACAAAATCAGGGCCGCATGCTCTGACCGCACACCACCACCCAACACAAATCCGGAGACCACGAAGACACAACCGGTCAAACAAATCCTCGACGTGTGCCGGTGCGCACATTCCAGAATTAGCAGCTGGCGTTTTCCACAAACCCATCTTTAGAACAGTGATCGAAGTACTAAACTTGGCAGACTTGGCATCGACGAGGCGAGCCAGACCCTCCGACAAGCACGGGCCCAAAAGCCGTCATCTGACAGAGATCCCAACGTCCGCAAATGTAGGGTTCCCAGGACGACGCCACCGGCGTCCGCCCAATCCGAAGACTTTGGGTTTGCACCTGGGAACGTAGAGCGGAGGTGGTGCAGAAGTACCTCGACAATGCCTCAAAGGAGGGGAGAGACGTCAAGGACGTCACCACCGTCGTGGTCCGACTAGTCGACCAAAGGTTTCCCCCAATACCAACTTGCACCACCGACACTTGCCTTCTCCTGAACCGACGAAGGACGCCGACTGCccgatggcgaggaggaagacataGACCGGTGCACATGAGGACGCCTGCCAATGCgaaggacgccgccgccggccgcctggACGACGCGTCGCCGCCAGGCCTGCGAACAAGGCAGATCAAGCCGCCCCAGCCCGAGCCAGTCATAGGCAGACGCGGACCCACGCGCCGGGACGCAGCGCCACGGCCAGgggatcgccgccgccagggaaCCAGGTCGCCTCGCCGACCAGCACCAAGCACAGCCACGCGCAGGAccaggccccgccgccgccgatgccgcaCGGGCTTTGCCCGGCCGcgcgctccggcggcggcgagggagggggTGGCCGCGATCTAGGGAGAGGTTACGGGAGGGAGAGAGTTACGGGGGAGAGGTTAGGTTTGGAATATGTCGTTCCCGATCCCGTAGAACAAACATCGTTTAGAAAACTATTCAATGATTATCACACAAACATGTGATAATATGCTACCATGTCGTACTGGCACCCCACTGAAAAACTGAAACCACCAATTTTGCTTGTCAAAGCAAGCATGGTTCAATTTCTGATTCCAAACTGTTCATCCCGTATCTTCAATCTCGTGTACCCAAATAGTCTAAATAATACCACTTCTGGCAGTCTTCAGAGAATTCCTTACTTTGTTCTTAGTTCCCGATTAAATTCTGACCTCATCATGCGTTAAATTATCGAAACAGAATATGCCCAATACAGATCTGCATCTGCTGGACAGAAACTTGTTTTGACTAGAACTTTCACACCGCTGATCGGAATTGGACAATAAGGTACTGTTGGATAGGTACGAACATATCCTATAACTTTTCTGTTGGACCGAACTACAAATGATGCACCCGTAGGTACCAGCTTTGAAAAGATTAAGTGACTCGACTGTCGAAAATAACTGCGTGCATCCAATTTGATCTACGAATCACATAAGTCAGGTAGTATGGGGCACATGGAAATCCTTTGTCAGTCAATCGGACCCACCAGTCAGCCTGCATATCCACCGAGAGTCGGCGGACGAGGAACTCTCCAGGTCCTGGACAAAATAGACAAGGGGGGGAAAGGAGGAAAATAGATCGAAGAGCCAAAGCGATCCTTTGaaccctcgccctcgcccGTGTTGGGAGCTTGAAGAGACTCTGATTCCCGGTGAAGTGATTGCGATGGATGAGCAGTTCATCCTCCGCGTGCCCCCATCCGTGGCGGAGCGGATCGAGCGTCTCATGaacgaagccgccgccggctcatCCTCCAACCCCGACGACTCCTCCCTCGATCTCTCCTTCTCAGGTGCTCCCGCCTCTCCTTCCCGCCTTGGCTCCTCGAATTGTGCTCTATTTCCGCTGGAAATGATGTAGATCAGTTGCCATAGAAAGAACATGGGATTGGGGATCTTTCTTGGGGAATTCCATGCTGGTGTTTCAGGCTATTTGTTCAAAAATTCGCTGGGGGGTTACAGCATGCCCGTACGCTGTTTGACAAAATGCGCAAGCCAGCCATAGTGATGATTACTGAGAGGCGTTCGGAGATGGCTGGTCGGCGGTGGTTCGAGCATGCAAATACCAAAGCGTGCGTGGAATGGGATTGTAGGTACCTCGCCCTAGAGATGTCTGGCACCACTGACTGGTGTCATGCTGCGATTGTTCACACTTCACAGTTGTTTGGATCCAACGGTCTGGTGCATGGTGGCCGGCGGATACACAACTTCGTTGTGCGACCTGAAAGATTGATAAAGTGCAACCATGATTAAGGATTTAAGgctcttgttcttgttttagaTTTCCAGTAATAGGTTAGAATTTGTGATTAGCGGATTGCCCAGTTGCAACTATGTTAACAAAATACATATTAGCTTGCCTACTCATGCAGTGTAGTTGATAACCGAATCAGCACTCTAGTATGAAACTTCACACCCATCTAGTTTCTTTATAGCTTCATAGTTGCTGAATTCTGGGTTGTTTACTTGCAGATGCTATGAGATCAAGGGCATTAGGATTGCTGTTAGATGGACAAGATATGTGCGTACAGCTAGAGAGACTAGACGGCGCTATTTTGATTTGAGAATCTCACTTGTTTGTTGTCTGTGTTCATATTTCCTTTTCCACAAGTTGCCGAGGTTGCAGTTTTTAGCTCAGACATGCTTAACTTGCCAAGCAGTATAGCGTCTTATCTGTACAAAACCATGAAACCAGTTAGTATTGGTAATATAAGGAAACTCGGCTTCAGTAATACGATTTTGAAGAGCTTAGGCCTTTTTCACGATGGCACGCAACGTTCTTTACTAGACAACTTTTGCAATTATACCCTTCAGGTGTACAGCAAATTTATTCATGCTACACTTCCGGTGCAGCATTGTCTATGTGCTTATTCAGTTTGTTCACTCACTAATAGTGTAACACAATCATCTCTCTTGATTTTTAATAATACAACTTAATTACTATCAGGAATTGAACTCTGTTTAATCTTTATTGCCTTCTGGATTGATGGTATTTTTCCTCCTACAGAGGATGGAAGAAGTGGTACATTTATGATTGGCAACCAGAGCTTTCCTGCATCTCTGTTGGATCTCCCAACAGTTGTTGAGTCATACAAGACATATGATGATTCGTTTTTAGTTAAAACTGCTGATATTGGTCAGGTAAAAGTGTAAGGTTTGTGTATAATATATATTTAGTTTGTAGTTCTTCTAATCAATTTAAACTGGAACAGATGGTAATGGtaagagaagaagatgatcctGCCCCCGAAGGAGTTGAATATAAGCATGGACTGACTCCTCCAATGAGAGATGCACGCAGGCGACGTTATCGCAGAGAACCTGACTTGAGCGTATATGAATTGACTGCCCTTCAGCTCGATTTGTTTTCATGTTGGTGGAAATACACTGTTAATCACGATGCTAATTCTTGCAGGCACTCTTTTTTGCAGGCAGAGCTTGTTCACCGAGTTGAGAAGGATCTTATGAGTATTATGCAAGGAGTGTCTGTCAGTATCCTTTTGGTCCATGTGATTTACGAAATGTTTTGCCTTACTGCAATGGAATGAAAATGAATAATAATTTTCTTTAGATTTCTTTGCGTTTAGTTGGTAGGTTTTGCACTTCATTGGCTCATCAACATTCTAATGACAAATCTTCTTACCCTTTCCATTAGAGATGGACATGGCCATGTGTAGTTCCCTTCCCTTGTTCGTCAGGGCAATGTTCTGAATCTCTTAAGCGTGTAGATTGTAGTGATTTTATACAATGCTTTCTAAAGCTAACCTTGAACACTTGTCATGCCTTCTTTTTACAGCCTCTGGCATGCCTTTTAGTTGAAATGTTGACAAGGAAATCATAGGTTTGTTAAACTGTGATAGTTGTATTAATCTTCTATTGTCAGAACTGACTGCTCTCATTGGCTGAACCTCATAAAATGGGAATATAACCATTCTTATCTCTGTCGGTTTATGCATAAACTTAGTTAATTTGTCCGTAGACCAGAATGTTATAGTTGGAGGTGGCCTTTGTATAAATTTCTTTAACTTGCTCGTAGACCAGAATGCTAGTGTAGTTGGAGGTGGTGGCAAGAAAGCTGCACCAGCTCACGCGCCCAAGCCTGATGTTCAAGAGCCTGCTGCGAATGGCGAAGAAGCAGAGCCTGAGAGGAGCGACTCTGACGAGTCAGATAACTGAATGAAGTGGACCAGAAGAGAGAGTGTAGCTACTGTCTGAGCAAGTTCAATGAATTTAGCAATTCAAATCAGGGAAATGTTTACCAGCGTATATGTACCAACCTAAAGCGCATGTCGTCGTCTTAGAGCTTCTTGATTACTACCTCAATATAATAGCAAGACCTGCACCTGCGAAAATGGCTTTTGGCTCCGAGACCTGGCATTATGATGGAAGGGTACTTCACTCCTTGTCTGTCTCGCTGGAGAATCACCTGAATGGCCTCCATCCATGGTTGCAAAGGGCACGGGACGCCAGGAGCAAACCATTCAGGAGTGCAGAGACCTCCGTGGTCCTAGTGTCAGTAACAATCGATGCAACTATTTATAATATTCAAAACGATGAATCTCTTTATTTTATATCTGTATTGCACCAGAGGTTTTTATTCACCGTGCTGTGTGGACTATGAAATTTGGATGGTACTCTCTTCATTCCGTAAAACAGTTCAT
The Brachypodium distachyon strain Bd21 chromosome 2, Brachypodium_distachyon_v3.0, whole genome shotgun sequence genome window above contains:
- the LOC100831039 gene encoding transcription initiation factor TFIID subunit 7, with translation MDEQFILRVPPSVAERIERLMNEAAAGSSSNPDDSSLDLSFSEDGRSGTFMIGNQSFPASLLDLPTVVESYKTYDDSFLVKTADIGQMVMVREEDDPAPEGVEYKHGLTPPMRDARRRRYRREPDLSAELVHRVEKDLMSIMQGVSVNQNASVVGGGGKKAAPAHAPKPDVQEPAANGEEAEPERSDSDESDN